The Pseudochaenichthys georgianus chromosome 8, fPseGeo1.2, whole genome shotgun sequence genome has a segment encoding these proteins:
- the hmox2b gene encoding heme oxygenase 2 has translation MSADKMATTASANGAGPVNEGKDTLSSEDLSELLAAGTKEVHEKAENTQFVKDFLKGRIRKELFKLGAVALYYTYTAMEEEIERNKDHPHFAPLYFPTELHRREALARDLEYFYGPDWQSEVSCSPAAQRYVDRIHEVGQEDPVLLVSHAYTRYMGDLSGGQVLKKVAQRAMKLPPTGEGLEFYTFDGIHSAKEFKQLYRSRMNVLVLDGDTKKRLVAEAVKAFQFNMEVFDELEEIGKTIQEDVLDAGMPVHGAMGGDISKCPYYSAKMAAAGGSEYACQLAMAVLRHPTGQVLCAALAAALAGFAAWYLM, from the exons ATGTCAGCAGACAAGATGGCGACAACAGCTAGTGCAAATGGAGCAGGGCCTGTAAATGAAGGAAAAGACACCCTCAG TTCTGAGGATCTGTCTGAGCTGCTGGCAGCAGGGACCAAGGAGGTTCACGAGAAGGCCGAAAACACACAGTTTGTGAAAGACTTCCTCAAGGGTCGCATCCGCAAAGAGCTTTTCAAG CTTGGTGCCGTTGCTCTCTACTACACCTATACCGCCATGGAGGAGGAGATTGAAAGGAACAAGGACCACCCCCACTTTGCCCCCCTATATTTCCCCACAGAGCTGCATCGCCGCGAGGCCCTGGCCCGTGACCTTGAGTACTTTTACGGACCTGACTGGCAGAGCGAGGTCAGCTGCTCCCCAGCCGCCCAGCGCTATGTGGACCGTATTCATGAAGTAGGGCAGGAGGACCCCGTGCTGCTGGTATCCCACGCTTACACTCGCTATATGGGTGACCTGTCAGGGGGCCAGGTGCTGAAGAAGGTGGCGCAGAGAGCCATGAAGCTGCCACCCACAGGGGAGGGCCTGGAATTCTATACGTTTGATGGCATCCATAGTGCCAAAGAATTCAAGCAGCTGTACCGTAGTCGGATGAACGTGCTGGTTCTGGACGGGGATACAAAGAAGAGGCTGGTGGCCGAGGCTGTCAAGGCCTTCCAGTTCAACATGGAG GTGTTCGATGAGTTGGAAGAGATTGGTAAAACCATCCAGGAGGATGTTTTAGATGCTGGCATGCCCGTCCATGGAGCAATGGGCGGAGACATCAGCAAATGTCCCTACTATTCTGCCAAAATGG CGGCGGCGGGCGGATCAGAATACGCCTGTCAGCTCGCCATGGCCGTACTGCGACACCCGACGGGACAGGTCCTGTGCGCTGCTCTTGCTGCTGCTCTTGCGGGATTTGCTGCCTGGTATCTGATGTGA